The following coding sequences lie in one Polynucleobacter necessarius genomic window:
- a CDS encoding inorganic phosphate transporter gives MNGFHDAANSIATVVSTGVLKPQQAVVFAAFFNFLAIFIFHLSVAATVGKGIVHPAAVDLHVILGALVGAIIWNVITWYYGIPSSSSHALFGGLVGAALPKAGVDGLVWSAILKTVSFIFISPFVGFLLGSLMMLLVAWVCRNANLAKTDRWFRRLQLLSASAYSLGHGGNDAQKTIGIIWLLLIITGYAEASSKMPPTWTIICCYIAIAMGTMFGGWRIVKTMGQKLTKLKPVGGFCAETGGAITLFAATALGVPVSTTHTITGAIVGVGSTQRASAVRWGVAGNIVWAWIFTIPATALMSMAVYYLSLLIF, from the coding sequence ATGAATGGCTTTCATGATGCTGCTAACTCTATTGCAACGGTAGTATCGACTGGCGTACTCAAGCCACAGCAGGCAGTTGTATTTGCAGCCTTCTTTAATTTTCTAGCTATTTTTATTTTCCATTTAAGCGTAGCTGCCACAGTTGGTAAGGGAATTGTTCATCCAGCTGCAGTGGATTTGCACGTGATCCTCGGTGCTTTAGTAGGCGCAATTATTTGGAATGTAATTACTTGGTATTACGGAATTCCATCAAGTTCTTCACATGCGTTGTTCGGCGGCTTAGTTGGTGCTGCACTACCTAAGGCTGGTGTTGATGGCTTGGTCTGGTCAGCAATCCTCAAGACAGTTTCTTTTATTTTTATCTCACCGTTTGTTGGCTTCCTGCTTGGTTCTTTAATGATGCTACTGGTTGCTTGGGTATGTAGAAACGCAAACCTGGCCAAAACCGATCGTTGGTTCCGCCGTCTTCAACTGCTATCTGCGAGTGCATATAGCTTGGGTCATGGTGGTAATGACGCACAAAAGACAATTGGCATTATTTGGCTGTTGCTTATTATTACTGGGTACGCAGAGGCTAGCTCAAAGATGCCACCAACTTGGACCATTATTTGTTGTTACATCGCGATTGCGATGGGTACGATGTTTGGTGGTTGGCGCATAGTGAAAACTATGGGTCAGAAGCTTACAAAATTGAAGCCAGTCGGCGGTTTCTGTGCTGAGACAGGCGGGGCGATTACCTTATTTGCTGCTACCGCTTTAGGTGTGCCTGTTTCCACTACCCATACAATTACTGGGGCTATTGTTGGCGTAGGCTCAACACAAAGAGCTAGCGCAGTCCGCTGGGGGGTTGCTGGAAACATTGTTTGGGCATGGATCTTCACTATTCCAGCGACTGCCTTAATGTCAATGGCTGTCTATTATCTAAGCTTGCTGATTTTTTAA
- a CDS encoding DUF47 domain-containing protein, which translates to MFFSKLMPHDGNFFELFNEHANNIVSASESFLKFVEYYGDEALRAKYTQEVDKAEHACDDVVKEVHRRLHKTFITPIDRDQIFSLINTMDDVADLLQNGTEAMHLYDVKRMTPEMLQMAELCNQCCIGMRNAVATLKDISDPEVAKAALKTCDEIDHLESGADRLLSTAITKLFREDIEVRELIKCQCIYELLEEVTDKCEDVANLVEGIVLENS; encoded by the coding sequence ATGTTCTTCAGTAAGTTAATGCCTCACGATGGTAATTTCTTCGAGCTTTTCAATGAGCACGCCAACAATATTGTTTCCGCATCCGAATCTTTTTTAAAATTTGTTGAGTACTACGGCGATGAAGCATTGCGTGCCAAATACACTCAAGAGGTAGATAAAGCAGAACATGCTTGTGATGATGTTGTGAAAGAAGTGCATCGTCGTTTGCATAAAACTTTCATCACCCCGATCGATAGAGACCAAATTTTTTCACTGATTAATACGATGGATGATGTAGCAGACCTGCTGCAAAATGGTACAGAAGCAATGCATTTGTATGATGTAAAGAGAATGACGCCTGAGATGTTGCAAATGGCAGAGCTCTGCAACCAGTGTTGTATTGGAATGAGAAATGCGGTTGCCACGTTAAAAGACATCTCTGATCCAGAGGTAGCCAAAGCTGCTTTAAAGACCTGTGACGAGATTGATCATTTGGAGTCTGGAGCGGATCGTCTGCTTTCTACGGCGATTACAAAGCTATTCCGCGAAGATATCGAAGTGCGTGAGCTGATTAAGTGCCAGTGCATCTATGAGTTACTCGAGGAAGTTACCGATAAATGTGAGGATGTTGCCAATTTGGTTGAAGGTATCGTTCTTGAAAACTCTTAA
- a CDS encoding heavy-metal-associated domain-containing protein: protein MLTLKVSGMTCGGCINAVTRAIQAEDPQATV from the coding sequence ATGCTGACTCTAAAAGTATCCGGAATGACTTGTGGTGGCTGCATAAATGCCGTTACCCGAGCAATACAGGCTGAGGATCCGCAAGCAACGGTGTAG
- a CDS encoding heavy metal translocating P-type ATPase: MSLQKDMNSELFTLDIGGMTCASCVGRVEKALDKIPGVEAASVNLATEQAKIRLNPHSGTKIDEIIAIVQKTGYEAKVSAPHGIPELAPAKLFWGTDGLGHVLLGLALSVPLFLPMFLMPFGIHWALAPKWQLLLASPVQFFLGWHFYKAGFKSLMSVVGNMDLLVALGTSAAYGLSVYQMLASEHATHELYFEGSAVIICMVMLGKWLEARAKQQTSEALRALQKLWPEHAKVIDGNFIISESSPLDQFRDLPLDQVFPKDRILVLPGERIPVDGIILRGSSHVDESLLTGESDPVKKHVNEKVIGGSLNGEDLLVIEAQAVGVESVLSKIISLVEDAQTQKAPIQKLVDQVSAIFVPSVIVIAIITGVANWFYLGSASIAILRAVSVLVIACPCALGLATPAAIMAGTGVAARYGILIKDPQVLELAHRLNVVAFDKTGTLTIGKPRLLEVVSFANSHTEEDILASAAGLQLGSEHPLAKALLEAAKQKGLEPSIPSESKALPGIGISGKPNFGAFKGQNLTLQSIASLEGNPHYAVILKKAQPCFHAGQTVSVLMNHEIPSTPIAIITFGDELKDSSKEAISSLHRLDIRAVMLSGDNLAAAKRVANTIGIHEVFAQILPSDKADIIRQLQQKDGQRQFVAMVGDGVNDAPALATADVGMAMSTGTDVAMQAAVITLMRGDPILVANAIDISKRTWQKIQQNLFWAFIFNATGIPLAALGYLSPMLAGSAMALSSFCVLSNALLLKRWRPSQH, from the coding sequence ATGAGCCTTCAAAAAGATATGAATTCCGAGCTATTTACTCTAGATATCGGCGGCATGACCTGCGCATCTTGTGTGGGCAGAGTTGAGAAGGCTTTGGACAAAATCCCTGGGGTAGAGGCAGCAAGCGTCAATTTAGCCACTGAACAAGCAAAAATACGCCTGAACCCCCATTCTGGGACCAAAATTGATGAAATCATCGCCATAGTGCAAAAGACGGGGTATGAAGCCAAAGTCAGCGCTCCACATGGCATACCAGAATTAGCCCCCGCAAAATTATTCTGGGGGACTGATGGTTTGGGGCATGTGTTACTAGGCCTTGCTCTTTCTGTTCCACTCTTTTTGCCAATGTTCCTCATGCCATTCGGAATCCATTGGGCGCTTGCTCCAAAGTGGCAACTACTCCTTGCAAGTCCAGTTCAATTTTTTTTAGGATGGCACTTTTATAAAGCTGGCTTCAAATCCCTCATGTCAGTGGTTGGCAATATGGATTTACTAGTAGCGCTTGGTACCAGCGCTGCCTACGGATTAAGTGTTTACCAAATGTTGGCTTCTGAACATGCCACACATGAGCTGTATTTTGAAGGCTCTGCAGTGATCATTTGTATGGTCATGCTGGGTAAATGGTTGGAAGCGAGAGCCAAGCAACAAACTAGTGAAGCGCTACGCGCCCTACAGAAACTCTGGCCTGAGCATGCCAAAGTAATCGATGGAAATTTCATCATCTCTGAAAGCTCACCATTAGATCAATTTCGTGACCTTCCCTTAGATCAAGTTTTCCCCAAAGACCGCATCCTCGTCTTGCCAGGTGAACGCATACCGGTAGACGGCATCATTCTGCGTGGCAGTAGCCATGTCGATGAGTCTCTACTGACTGGGGAGAGTGATCCCGTCAAAAAACATGTCAACGAAAAAGTCATTGGCGGTTCATTGAATGGCGAAGATCTACTGGTGATAGAAGCCCAAGCCGTAGGTGTGGAAAGTGTTCTTTCAAAAATCATTTCCTTGGTGGAGGATGCTCAAACCCAAAAAGCGCCCATCCAAAAATTGGTTGATCAAGTCAGCGCTATTTTTGTTCCTAGTGTGATTGTTATAGCAATCATTACTGGAGTGGCCAATTGGTTTTATCTAGGCTCTGCTTCAATTGCCATACTGAGAGCAGTCTCTGTTCTGGTCATTGCTTGCCCTTGCGCCCTTGGTCTAGCTACACCGGCAGCTATCATGGCAGGAACTGGTGTCGCAGCTCGCTATGGGATATTGATTAAAGACCCTCAGGTATTGGAGCTAGCACACCGCTTAAACGTGGTTGCTTTCGATAAAACAGGCACGCTGACGATTGGCAAACCACGATTGCTGGAGGTTGTTTCTTTTGCGAACTCCCATACTGAAGAAGATATTCTTGCTAGTGCTGCAGGCCTACAACTTGGCAGCGAACATCCTCTTGCAAAAGCACTACTGGAGGCAGCAAAGCAAAAGGGGCTTGAGCCCTCCATTCCAAGCGAAAGTAAAGCTTTGCCAGGTATTGGCATTAGCGGTAAACCCAACTTTGGCGCTTTTAAGGGTCAAAATCTTACCCTCCAAAGCATTGCCTCACTAGAAGGTAACCCGCATTACGCTGTGATCTTGAAAAAAGCACAACCGTGTTTTCATGCGGGGCAAACTGTTTCCGTATTAATGAATCATGAAATACCTTCAACGCCAATTGCCATCATTACTTTTGGGGACGAACTTAAAGACAGCTCCAAAGAAGCAATATCCTCTTTACACCGTTTAGATATTCGCGCAGTCATGCTCTCTGGCGATAATCTTGCCGCTGCTAAACGGGTGGCAAATACGATAGGCATTCATGAAGTATTTGCACAAATTTTGCCAAGCGATAAAGCTGACATTATTCGTCAACTCCAACAAAAAGATGGTCAACGTCAATTCGTTGCCATGGTTGGTGACGGTGTAAACGATGCACCAGCATTAGCCACTGCCGATGTGGGGATGGCAATGTCAACAGGTACTGATGTCGCAATGCAAGCTGCGGTCATTACCTTAATGCGAGGTGACCCAATCTTGGTAGCGAATGCAATTGATATTTCGAAGAGAACCTGGCAAAAAATTCAGCAGAATTTGTTCTGGGCATTTATCTTTAACGCCACTGGCATCCCTTTGGCAGCCTTAGGCTACTTATCCCCGATGCTGGCGGGTAGCGCTATGGCACTATCGAGTTTCTGCGTGCTGAGCAATGCACTCTTACTAAAGCGCTGGCGCCCTTCCCAACACTAG
- a CDS encoding DUF3047 domain-containing protein: MYIWSGKSPVDTIITNIHTSRVKMIVVDSGWDNLGQWHKHQRDLAADFKRAYGEAPGEVIGIALLTDTDNTKSETRAFYGDIELIRKNQK; this comes from the coding sequence ATGTATATCTGGTCCGGAAAGTCTCCCGTCGACACCATCATTACTAATATACACACCTCCCGAGTCAAGATGATTGTGGTGGATTCTGGTTGGGATAATTTGGGTCAGTGGCACAAACATCAACGTGATTTAGCTGCTGACTTTAAGCGGGCTTATGGAGAAGCTCCTGGTGAAGTAATTGGCATTGCATTGCTGACTGATACTGACAATACCAAATCGGAAACTCGCGCTTTTTATGGCGATATTGAATTGATTCGCAAGAATCAAAAGTAA
- a CDS encoding DUF3047 domain-containing protein: MPNGWNFYRIVPFKKNTVYRLENYQGGMVLSANSKTSASGLAVKLRPRQASNLLLQWEWKAITPIVNAVNADDYTDDAPLRILVAFDGNKSKLPLKEKMTFEMVNLISGQEMPYATL; this comes from the coding sequence ATGCCCAATGGGTGGAACTTTTATCGCATTGTTCCATTTAAAAAGAATACGGTTTATCGTCTAGAAAACTATCAAGGTGGAATGGTTCTTAGCGCTAATTCCAAAACATCTGCTTCAGGATTAGCTGTCAAGTTGCGTCCGCGTCAGGCATCCAATTTGCTGTTGCAGTGGGAGTGGAAGGCGATAACCCCAATTGTTAATGCTGTTAATGCCGATGATTATACGGATGATGCACCGCTTCGTATTTTGGTTGCATTCGACGGTAATAAATCAAAATTACCCTTAAAAGAAAAAATGACTTTTGAAATGGTTAATCTCATCAGTGGTCAAGAAATGCCATATGCCACATTATAA
- a CDS encoding glycosyltransferase family 39 protein, with protein MRHQSPSSWAVICVLIAAGVRLAFGFSIEFSVDEAHYALYAQHLAWSYFDHPPLVGWIQWPLVALTSSEGLIRLIPELLWIISCYLVYQVTVEVHHFIRGRNSGYLTSAPPSANLCGLMAILTIIAAPMLHILAIGLLPDTLLTPLSLGLMLMALRWLTQDYFGMSDWLTTGVLLGLAGLSKYTASFTALALLIVFLSAPRKHWLTKVGFWTAALIALLLVTPVLYWNWVNDWISFKYQLAHGSGGEWLWRRLAAYIGVQILVFGPLLILGVFVFLKDCIHGTKLSLLALFSFFFIPFAIFVSLSGGGGLPHWTSPAWFCLAPFAGIGLAKVWATQHRQWIRILFILQITLCCIGFGYVLSGGISSASIKSNPIADLYGWKAAGQKAAELTKIFNAEGIAVQNWTLGSRAAWYASPTPVFVLDQRKDQFDLWFGKLPQGANALLVQWSGMPLPMPLEDSAAFEACKPLDSLEIMRFGRVLSKFDFSLCTHWQGAGRME; from the coding sequence ATGCGCCATCAATCTCCTTCCAGTTGGGCCGTCATCTGTGTCTTGATTGCCGCAGGGGTGCGCTTAGCTTTTGGCTTTTCAATCGAATTTTCAGTTGATGAAGCTCACTATGCGCTATATGCCCAACATTTAGCTTGGAGCTACTTTGATCACCCGCCTTTGGTGGGGTGGATTCAGTGGCCATTGGTGGCCCTTACCTCTTCAGAAGGACTCATTCGATTAATCCCCGAATTGCTCTGGATAATTTCCTGCTATTTGGTTTATCAAGTCACCGTTGAAGTACATCACTTCATTCGCGGGCGTAACTCCGGATATCTCACAAGTGCACCCCCGTCTGCAAACTTATGCGGATTGATGGCCATATTAACTATCATTGCAGCGCCCATGCTTCATATTTTGGCAATTGGTTTATTGCCTGATACTTTATTGACCCCCTTGAGTCTTGGTCTGATGTTGATGGCGCTTCGTTGGCTCACTCAAGATTATTTTGGGATGAGTGATTGGCTGACTACTGGTGTTCTTCTGGGCCTCGCAGGCCTCAGCAAATACACAGCTAGCTTTACTGCCCTTGCATTACTCATTGTCTTCTTAAGCGCACCACGAAAACACTGGCTGACCAAAGTTGGCTTTTGGACTGCAGCTCTTATCGCTTTATTGCTTGTTACTCCAGTTCTTTATTGGAATTGGGTAAATGATTGGATCTCTTTTAAATATCAGCTTGCCCACGGTAGCGGTGGCGAGTGGCTTTGGCGAAGATTGGCCGCTTACATTGGCGTTCAAATACTCGTCTTTGGCCCTCTTTTAATACTGGGGGTTTTTGTTTTTTTAAAAGACTGCATACATGGAACGAAACTTTCATTGCTAGCACTCTTTAGTTTCTTTTTTATTCCTTTTGCCATCTTTGTCAGCCTCTCTGGCGGTGGCGGCCTACCTCACTGGACTTCACCTGCGTGGTTCTGTTTAGCGCCATTTGCAGGAATTGGTTTGGCAAAGGTTTGGGCCACACAGCATCGTCAGTGGATTCGCATTCTATTTATCTTGCAAATCACTTTATGTTGCATCGGCTTTGGCTACGTCTTATCTGGCGGGATTAGTTCGGCTTCAATCAAATCCAATCCTATTGCTGATTTATATGGCTGGAAGGCAGCAGGCCAAAAAGCAGCCGAACTAACAAAGATCTTCAATGCAGAGGGTATTGCCGTGCAAAATTGGACTTTAGGTAGCCGTGCCGCTTGGTATGCCTCGCCTACCCCAGTATTTGTTTTAGACCAGAGGAAAGACCAATTTGATCTCTGGTTTGGGAAGCTCCCGCAGGGGGCGAACGCTCTTCTTGTTCAATGGTCTGGCATGCCACTCCCCATGCCTTTAGAAGATAGCGCTGCTTTTGAAGCTTGCAAGCCCTTGGACAGCTTAGAAATTATGCGATTTGGTCGTGTCTTATCAAAATTTGACTTTAGCCTTTGCACCCATTGGCAAGGCGCTGGTCGGATGGAGTAA
- a CDS encoding lysylphosphatidylglycerol synthase transmembrane domain-containing protein: MSSSAQSTPKAQSGWKSILKRAWPTIRILLSIALLWKATSGINWHSLFDSHIQMQPLWFLAALGSMMLAFICGGYRWGLFMQSVGFPRRIYSYIGLYFTGGLINQGLPSTLGGDSYRAITATHLTSTGNLTETKELDEELHHSVDLEHATPKLRLSFAMVLVDRLLGLAGNNLLGGIGLILGGATLAAWGKDLGYAVMAVMLLAGVVIAVILAWTPSKQLLQKVLDRFNMNQAMPGIQLAFAWPNNIAQACLAIGIHFLAILTLLFCLKAYGVDAPIEGLMIGLPALSLLLMLPISISGWGLREATLSSVLALWGVNPSLTVLASISYGAITVLSVLPGAYFLLKRK; the protein is encoded by the coding sequence ATGAGTTCATCCGCCCAATCCACTCCCAAAGCCCAATCGGGGTGGAAATCCATTCTAAAGCGGGCTTGGCCCACGATTCGCATTCTGTTATCGATTGCTCTTTTATGGAAAGCAACTAGCGGCATAAATTGGCACTCTCTATTTGATAGTCATATTCAGATGCAGCCACTTTGGTTCTTAGCTGCATTGGGTAGCATGATGTTGGCATTTATTTGCGGTGGTTATCGCTGGGGATTATTTATGCAGTCCGTAGGATTTCCTCGCCGCATTTATTCTTACATAGGCCTTTACTTTACGGGCGGTCTCATTAATCAAGGTCTACCAAGTACATTAGGTGGAGATAGTTATCGTGCCATCACTGCTACCCACCTAACTAGCACAGGTAATCTGACTGAAACCAAAGAGCTCGATGAAGAACTTCATCATTCAGTAGATCTTGAACACGCTACGCCAAAGTTACGTCTGAGTTTTGCCATGGTTTTAGTCGATCGCCTATTGGGCTTAGCGGGCAATAACTTGCTTGGTGGAATTGGATTGATATTGGGCGGAGCCACCCTTGCAGCATGGGGTAAAGACTTGGGCTATGCGGTAATGGCCGTCATGTTGCTCGCTGGCGTTGTGATTGCAGTGATATTGGCCTGGACTCCGAGCAAGCAACTCTTACAAAAAGTATTGGATCGTTTTAATATGAATCAAGCCATGCCAGGCATCCAGCTCGCTTTTGCTTGGCCCAATAACATTGCTCAAGCATGCTTGGCAATTGGCATTCATTTCCTCGCCATATTGACTTTGCTCTTTTGCTTGAAAGCCTATGGAGTGGATGCCCCTATAGAGGGCTTAATGATTGGCCTGCCAGCACTGAGTTTATTACTGATGTTGCCTATCAGCATTTCCGGCTGGGGTCTGCGTGAAGCCACGCTTTCATCCGTCCTCGCCTTGTGGGGTGTGAACCCTTCATTGACAGTGCTGGCCTCGATTAGTTATGGTGCCATAACCGTGCTGTCGGTTCTGCCTGGTGCCTATTTTTTATTAAAACGAAAATAA
- a CDS encoding glycosyltransferase family 9 protein: MTISVNTMRAIDHWVGVPLCAIVSPIVALVDHIKNVFGRGPQTPKRLLFIELSEMGSAILVDPAMRNAQARGAELYFLIFKSNRASLTLLNTVKPENVFTIDSSSLDGLIKDTLRFLVLARKHRIDTVIDLELFSRFTALLTGMCGARRRVGYHIFHGEGLWRGFMLTRKVHYNPHIHITKNFLSLIHAAFAQKIEVPFSKIEIPDSAVRLEQAIINPNTLEKVRERIEKLAKEAKINYTSGKDRLILINPNASDLLPQRRWAQQRFSELIQAIHQQYPDDLILITGSPAEFVYVDKVRSVANVKNALNFAGQVSFAELPPLYTLSDVMVTNDSGPGHFSAVTPLRTVVLFGPETPALYGSVGNFIAITANLACSPCVSAANHRKTPCHDNVCMQAITVHQVLEKVVIQLQAADQAKGRSAG, from the coding sequence ATGACTATTAGTGTCAATACTATGCGCGCCATCGATCATTGGGTCGGCGTCCCGCTTTGTGCAATTGTGAGTCCTATAGTTGCCCTGGTAGATCACATTAAAAATGTATTCGGCCGCGGTCCACAGACACCAAAAAGACTGCTATTCATTGAACTATCTGAAATGGGTAGCGCAATTTTAGTCGATCCAGCGATGCGCAATGCGCAAGCACGTGGCGCAGAGTTATATTTCCTAATCTTCAAGAGCAATCGCGCTAGCTTGACTCTACTCAATACCGTTAAACCAGAAAACGTCTTCACGATTGATTCATCTAGCTTGGATGGCTTAATTAAAGATACCTTGCGCTTTTTAGTGCTTGCCCGTAAACACCGCATCGATACCGTAATTGATTTAGAACTTTTCTCGCGATTCACCGCCCTACTAACCGGTATGTGTGGCGCACGTCGTCGTGTTGGCTATCACATCTTCCATGGCGAAGGATTATGGCGCGGCTTCATGCTCACTCGCAAAGTCCACTACAACCCACATATTCACATTACCAAGAATTTTCTATCCTTAATTCATGCAGCTTTTGCTCAAAAAATTGAGGTGCCGTTTAGCAAGATTGAGATTCCAGATTCAGCGGTTCGACTTGAGCAAGCCATCATCAATCCAAACACTCTTGAAAAAGTGCGTGAGCGCATCGAAAAACTCGCCAAGGAAGCAAAAATCAATTACACATCCGGAAAAGATCGCCTTATTCTCATCAATCCGAATGCTAGCGACCTTCTTCCGCAACGTCGCTGGGCGCAACAACGTTTTTCTGAACTGATTCAAGCAATTCACCAACAATATCCCGACGATCTCATCTTGATTACTGGCTCTCCCGCTGAATTTGTATATGTGGATAAGGTTCGCTCAGTCGCTAATGTGAAAAATGCCCTGAACTTTGCAGGCCAAGTGAGTTTTGCAGAGCTGCCACCACTCTACACCCTGTCTGATGTCATGGTGACTAACGATTCTGGTCCAGGCCACTTCTCAGCAGTGACGCCATTAAGAACCGTTGTTCTATTTGGTCCAGAGACCCCTGCACTATATGGGTCGGTTGGCAATTTCATTGCCATCACTGCTAACTTAGCCTGCTCGCCTTGTGTTAGTGCAGCTAACCATCGCAAGACCCCTTGTCATGACAATGTCTGTATGCAAGCGATTACTGTCCATCAAGTATTAGAAAAAGTAGTCATACAACTACAAGCCGCCGATCAAGCAAAGGGTCGTTCTGCTGGATGA
- a CDS encoding phosphatase PAP2 family protein: MSKKVMPTFAWFTPLAPLALACAIYFGEIQTSSFLFINRFTQLLPDTLWAWLTFLGNGWGVFALAFPLLLLAPRLLSAGIFAGGITALASFSLKRLFDLPRPERILSIESFYHFGAPLLSKAFPSGHTLTAFAIASALYFSCDQSKRIKALPLFIVATLVGLSRIGVGAHWLSDVLAGAGIGIWCGMVGAILAQYVPENQLAPQKIWPRIIALGGGAAIYAHFTQTMDLELNLPLQYASIAIVTITLIFFVKAQFNQASGNLK, translated from the coding sequence ATGAGCAAGAAAGTAATGCCCACTTTTGCTTGGTTCACTCCACTAGCTCCGCTTGCACTCGCTTGCGCAATTTATTTTGGTGAAATTCAAACCAGTAGTTTTTTATTCATCAACCGCTTTACACAGTTGCTACCCGATACCTTATGGGCCTGGCTGACATTTTTAGGTAACGGCTGGGGTGTATTTGCACTCGCTTTTCCATTACTCCTCTTGGCACCCCGTCTATTGAGCGCAGGAATATTTGCAGGAGGAATTACAGCCTTAGCAAGTTTTAGCCTAAAGCGTCTTTTTGATTTACCAAGACCTGAAAGGATCCTCAGCATTGAAAGTTTTTATCACTTTGGAGCGCCCTTGTTGAGTAAAGCATTTCCTTCGGGTCATACATTGACAGCTTTTGCTATTGCAAGCGCGCTTTATTTTTCCTGCGATCAATCTAAACGTATCAAAGCATTACCTCTTTTCATCGTGGCGACGCTCGTAGGGCTCTCGCGCATAGGAGTGGGAGCTCACTGGCTCTCAGATGTATTGGCCGGAGCTGGAATTGGCATTTGGTGTGGCATGGTGGGCGCAATTCTGGCGCAATATGTTCCGGAGAATCAACTCGCGCCTCAGAAAATTTGGCCGCGCATTATTGCGCTCGGTGGTGGAGCTGCAATCTATGCACACTTTACCCAAACCATGGATCTAGAGCTTAACTTACCATTGCAATACGCTTCTATTGCTATCGTGACAATCACCTTGATCTTCTTTGTGAAAGCACAATTTAATCAAGCTTCAGGTAACCTCAAATAA
- the rlmJ gene encoding 23S rRNA (adenine(2030)-N(6))-methyltransferase RlmJ — MFSYRHAFHAGSHADILKHLTLIHLVEYLQEKPAALTIVDTHAGAGIYSLADEFASVSKEAEGGIFRLLKYKESGEPHSRKCSKLFRLQFG; from the coding sequence ATGTTTAGCTATCGTCATGCTTTTCATGCAGGCAGTCATGCTGATATTCTCAAGCACCTCACACTCATTCATCTTGTAGAATATCTACAAGAAAAGCCTGCTGCGTTAACTATCGTCGATACACACGCTGGCGCTGGTATTTATAGCCTAGCGGATGAATTTGCCTCTGTCAGCAAAGAAGCGGAGGGAGGCATATTTCGGCTACTCAAGTACAAGGAAAGCGGGGAACCCCATTCCAGAAAGTGTTCAAAGCTATTTAGATTACAGTTTGGCTGA
- the rlmJ gene encoding 23S rRNA (adenine(2030)-N(6))-methyltransferase RlmJ produces the protein MAENAEDQLNTYPGSPFILARLLRPQDRLKLFELRPKEIDILRHNISELKQSKQIDIYAENSFNRLKGLLPPPSRRGLVIDPSYEDKQDYRYLEVAMEEALQRFATGCYAIWYPVISRRESAALPDRLKKIAAIHKRSWLHAELRVENSPGKHRLQASGMFIINPPWTLEKHLAQALPLLTKALGMNAGSQFLLKSFEAKN, from the coding sequence TTGGCTGAGAATGCTGAAGATCAGCTCAACACTTATCCAGGCTCTCCCTTTATTTTGGCCCGCCTATTACGTCCGCAAGATCGACTCAAATTATTTGAATTGCGCCCCAAAGAAATAGACATTCTGCGCCATAACATTAGCGAGTTAAAGCAATCAAAACAAATTGATATCTACGCTGAAAATAGCTTTAATAGACTTAAAGGACTACTTCCTCCCCCCAGTCGACGTGGCCTAGTAATAGACCCTTCCTATGAAGATAAGCAAGATTACCGCTATCTGGAAGTTGCAATGGAAGAAGCATTGCAGCGCTTTGCAACTGGCTGCTACGCTATTTGGTATCCAGTAATCTCCAGAAGAGAATCAGCGGCGCTTCCTGACCGGCTTAAAAAAATTGCTGCGATACACAAACGCTCTTGGCTACATGCTGAACTACGCGTCGAAAATTCTCCCGGCAAACATCGCCTACAAGCAAGTGGTATGTTCATCATTAACCCTCCTTGGACTTTAGAAAAACATTTAGCGCAAGCTCTGCCACTTCTGACTAAGGCTTTGGGAATGAATGCTGGCAGCCAGTTTCTCTTAAAGAGTTTTGAGGCGAAAAACTAA
- a CDS encoding SOUL family heme-binding protein: MTAAYIFGQNQVSEKIAMTAPVTVEDQVPKNAKIAMTAPVGIESSAGKWTVSFVMPAEYTMDTIPKPINSQVQLRQIPALKKAVISFSGFYNAQKVAEKTLELEQWMKARNLQSNGSPNFARYNPPWTLPFMRRNEVIITLHD, translated from the coding sequence TTGACTGCTGCTTATATCTTCGGACAAAATCAGGTGAGTGAAAAAATCGCCATGACTGCGCCTGTAACAGTTGAAGATCAGGTGCCCAAGAATGCCAAGATAGCAATGACTGCGCCAGTAGGAATTGAATCCTCTGCTGGCAAGTGGACTGTGTCTTTTGTGATGCCTGCTGAATACACCATGGACACCATACCCAAACCCATCAATTCTCAGGTTCAGCTTCGGCAAATTCCTGCGCTTAAAAAGGCAGTGATTAGTTTTAGTGGTTTTTATAATGCTCAGAAAGTTGCTGAAAAAACCCTAGAACTGGAACAGTGGATGAAAGCTCGTAATTTGCAGTCAAACGGTTCACCCAATTTTGCGCGCTATAACCCGCCCTGGACATTACCTTTTATGCGCCGTAACGAGGTCATCATCACATTGCATGATTAG